A section of the Metabacillus endolithicus genome encodes:
- a CDS encoding fumarylacetoacetate hydrolase family protein, with protein MKLATIKNEGEEFAVIITAEKAVSIREINRVLGMGWSEDLFSILEKNQLSSLNDWYRNGGMEKLGSSSLMDIDNLSFGPLYRNPGKIWGVGMNYVEKAIELSGSPPGEEPVIFMKPITSVIGPNDPIILPDQDQSSQVTAEAELGVIIGKMCKNIKEEEARNVVAGFTTTLDMTAKDIHAKDPRFLQRSKSFDTFFSFGPYFLTIDECQDLENIRVSTSINGCKKHQNVVRNMMFKPWWIVSFFSEIMTLHPGDIIMTGTPGSVLIRDRDVVGCEISGFKELRNLVVGKYSVN; from the coding sequence ATGAAACTTGCAACAATAAAGAACGAAGGTGAAGAGTTTGCTGTTATTATTACAGCCGAAAAGGCTGTTTCTATTCGAGAGATTAATAGGGTTCTTGGAATGGGTTGGAGTGAAGATCTGTTTAGTATTCTAGAAAAAAATCAACTTTCTTCATTGAATGACTGGTATAGAAATGGGGGAATGGAAAAATTGGGAAGTTCTTCGTTAATGGATATAGATAACTTGTCATTTGGCCCTTTGTACCGCAATCCAGGAAAGATATGGGGAGTGGGGATGAATTACGTTGAAAAGGCAATTGAATTATCCGGAAGTCCACCAGGGGAAGAGCCTGTTATTTTTATGAAGCCGATTACTAGTGTGATAGGTCCTAATGATCCGATCATTTTGCCGGATCAAGATCAATCTTCACAGGTTACAGCGGAGGCTGAGCTTGGTGTTATTATCGGGAAAATGTGCAAAAATATTAAGGAAGAAGAAGCGCGTAATGTTGTTGCTGGCTTTACAACAACATTAGATATGACGGCAAAAGATATACATGCAAAGGATCCTCGTTTTTTACAACGATCCAAAAGCTTTGATACGTTTTTCAGTTTCGGCCCCTACTTTTTAACGATAGATGAATGTCAAGATTTGGAAAATATAAGAGTAAGCACAAGTATAAATGGTTGTAAGAAGCATCAAAACGTTGTTCGCAACATGATGTTTAAACCTTGGTGGATTGTTTCCTTTTTCTCAGAAATAATGACCCTTCACCCTGGTGATATCATTATGACGGGTACTCCGGGATCGGTTCTGATTCGTGACAGAGATGTTGTGGGATGTGAAATCTCTGGGTTTAAGGAGTTGAGAAATTTAGTTGTGGGAAAATATAGTGTTAATTGA
- a CDS encoding amidase, translating into MRDQWNAFFDKKIILEPTKAGALNGLTFAVKDVISIKGYKNGAGNPDWLKTHKESHEHAPVVKCLLEQGAKLVGTTQTDEIMYSLNGENFHYGTPVNPKDPRRIPGGSSSGSAVAVAAGLVDFALGTDTGGSVRIPSSYCGIYGFRPTHGAISVDGVIPLARSFDTVGWMTRDLERLCRVGEVLLKAQDTSDSFTEMFFAEDAWRLLDDEYSGALLKTVSSMELPTIRKWVKISKEGLSEWSSTFRVLQGLEIWNEHGEWIKKEKPTFGPGISERFQWTSTLNVSESRQQCQCRENMKQSISTLLGESGIIVIPTAPGPAPLLNLYGEKAEQYRVKAMKLSCIAGLAGLPQITLPLTEVNGLPIGLSFIANQYQDLKLLNWVKSISR; encoded by the coding sequence GTGAGAGATCAATGGAATGCATTTTTTGATAAAAAAATAATATTGGAACCAACGAAAGCTGGAGCGCTAAACGGTTTAACGTTTGCTGTAAAAGATGTTATATCGATTAAAGGGTACAAAAATGGTGCTGGGAATCCAGATTGGTTAAAAACTCATAAAGAATCACATGAACATGCTCCAGTAGTTAAATGTCTTTTAGAACAAGGTGCAAAGCTAGTGGGAACTACTCAAACGGATGAAATAATGTACAGTCTAAATGGTGAAAATTTTCATTATGGTACACCGGTAAATCCGAAGGATCCGAGGCGGATTCCAGGAGGTTCCTCAAGTGGCTCAGCTGTTGCGGTTGCAGCTGGTTTAGTTGATTTTGCTTTAGGGACTGATACAGGTGGTTCTGTTCGAATACCTTCATCTTATTGTGGAATATATGGCTTTCGCCCGACTCATGGAGCAATATCGGTTGATGGAGTGATTCCGTTGGCAAGAAGCTTTGACACAGTTGGATGGATGACAAGAGACCTAGAACGATTATGTAGAGTAGGAGAAGTGCTATTGAAAGCTCAAGATACAAGTGATAGTTTTACAGAAATGTTTTTCGCTGAAGATGCATGGAGGCTATTGGATGATGAATATAGTGGGGCATTGTTAAAGACTGTTTCTTCAATGGAACTTCCGACAATAAGAAAATGGGTCAAAATATCGAAAGAAGGATTATCTGAATGGTCAAGTACTTTCAGAGTTTTACAAGGACTTGAGATTTGGAACGAACATGGAGAATGGATCAAAAAAGAAAAGCCAACATTCGGACCGGGCATTTCTGAAAGGTTCCAATGGACCAGTACACTTAACGTAAGTGAGAGTCGGCAACAATGTCAGTGCAGGGAGAATATGAAACAATCAATATCTACGCTCTTAGGAGAAAGTGGAATTATTGTTATTCCGACAGCACCAGGCCCAGCTCCTCTTCTAAATTTGTACGGAGAAAAAGCGGAACAGTATCGAGTGAAAGCAATGAAACTTTCCTGTATAGCGGGGTTGGCTGGCTTGCCGCAGATTACACTTCCTTTAACAGAAGTGAATGGACTTCCTATAGGTTTATCGTTTATAGCAAATCAGTATCAAGATCTTAAGCTTCTTAATTGGGTAAAGAGTATTTCAAGGTAG